One part of the Rutidosis leptorrhynchoides isolate AG116_Rl617_1_P2 chromosome 1, CSIRO_AGI_Rlap_v1, whole genome shotgun sequence genome encodes these proteins:
- the LOC139847070 gene encoding DNA replication complex GINS protein PSF3-like, with protein MHIRTWEEIEADGAHVNLRSRCSYFYELGCKIVQLIGDKTIGSLLLVAFQTRYKEVLIKAHTTTSALTPKYLSLLTKEETKLYDAAKSSTTAYKTWRMGGPRLQKSCYFGRKRKPIGE; from the exons ATGCACATCAG AACATGGGAAGAAATAGAGGCTGATGGTGCGCATGTGAACTTAAGATCTCGGTGCTCATACTTTTACGAGTTAGGATGCAAGATAGTGCAACT GATTGGTGATAAAACAATAGGATCTTTACTATTGGTTGCTTTTCAAACAAGGTATAAGGAAGTGCTCATTAAGGCACATACTACAACATCTGCATTGACACCAAAATATTTATCGCTACTAACCAAAGAAGAAACAAAAT TGTATGATGCTGCTAAGTCGTCAACTACAGCTTATAAGACTTGGAGAATGGGTGGACCAAGATTACAAAAATCATGTTATTTTGGTAGGAAGAGGAAACCAATAGGGGAATAA